In the Centroberyx gerrardi isolate f3 chromosome 9, fCenGer3.hap1.cur.20231027, whole genome shotgun sequence genome, one interval contains:
- the LOC139924153 gene encoding uncharacterized protein LOC139924153 isoform X1: MKVILALFLTWVIFSTAETTQCSMCDDFSDPDCTNTTLVSCPSSVPLCFTATVSTSLNLGNFNGVKKSCVPTAFCGNLSSENISINLGFTVLRAAARCCNSDSCNNQTLSVARGQPNGLQCASCSGLGDSVCSSTVNCEGDEDRCFNGTVTLQLPGPVTALTRGCTSTFLCNSSALLPSLQALPLFPAVLNTLSLAGLTCCEGNLCNRDSSTATSPPSTATSPPSTATSPPSTATSPPSTATTSMPTTTTTTTTTQTPTTASGTWRIRLGVFPLLLRLITFTLIQ; encoded by the exons ATGAAGGTGATATTGGCCCTCTTTCTCACCTGGGTTATCTTCAGTACAG CTGAGACGACGCAGTGCTCCATGTGTGATGATTTCTCAGACCCAGACTGCACAAATACAACATTAGTGTCATGCCCTTCCTCAGTACCATTATGTTTCACAGCAACAGTGTCAA CATCACTGAATCTGGGCAATTTCAATGGAGTGAAGAAATCCTGCGTACCCACTGCCTTCTGTGGCAACCTATCATCTGAGAACATATCCATTAACCTGGGATTCACAGTGCTCCGTGCAGCTGCTCGCTGCTGTAACAGTGACAGCTGCAACAACCAAACTCTGTCTG TTGCCAGAGGTCAGCCCAATGGACTACAGTGTGCCTCCTGCAGTGGCTTAGGAGACAGTGTGTGTAGCAGTACTGTCAACTGTGAAGGAGACGAGGATCGATGTTTCAATGGCACCG TCACCCTTCAGTTGCCTGGGCCCGTCACCGCTCTGACCCGGGGCTGCACCTCTACTTTCCTGTGTAACTCCTCCGcactgctgccctcgctccaGGCCCTGCCCTTGTTCCCCGCTGTCCTGAACACACTGTCACTGGCTGGACTCACCTGCTGCGAGGGAAACCTCTGCAACAGGGACTCATCCACAGCAACCTCCCCCCCATCCACAGCAACCTCCCCCCCATCCACAGCAACCTCCCCCCCATCCACAGCAACCTCCCCCCCATCCACAGCAACCACGTCAATGCCGacaaccacaaccacaaccacaaccacCCAAACACCGACGACTGCTAGTGGCACCTGGCGCATCAGACTGGGAgtgtttcctctgctgctgaggCTCATCACCTTCACACTCATTCAGTAG
- the LOC139924153 gene encoding uncharacterized protein LOC139924153 isoform X2, translating into MKVILALFLTWVIFSTAETTQCSMCDDFSDPDCTNTTLVSCPSSVPLCFTATVSTSLNLGNFNGVKKSCVPTAFCGNLSSENISINLGFTVLRAAARCCNSDSCNNQTLSVARGQPNGLQCASCSGLGDSVCSSTVNCEGDEDRCFNGTVTLQLPGPVTALTRGCTSTFLCNSSALLPSLQALPLFPAVLNTLSLAGLTCCEGNLCNRDSSTATSPPSTATSPPSTATTSMPTTTTTTTTTQTPTTASGTWRIRLGVFPLLLRLITFTLIQ; encoded by the exons ATGAAGGTGATATTGGCCCTCTTTCTCACCTGGGTTATCTTCAGTACAG CTGAGACGACGCAGTGCTCCATGTGTGATGATTTCTCAGACCCAGACTGCACAAATACAACATTAGTGTCATGCCCTTCCTCAGTACCATTATGTTTCACAGCAACAGTGTCAA CATCACTGAATCTGGGCAATTTCAATGGAGTGAAGAAATCCTGCGTACCCACTGCCTTCTGTGGCAACCTATCATCTGAGAACATATCCATTAACCTGGGATTCACAGTGCTCCGTGCAGCTGCTCGCTGCTGTAACAGTGACAGCTGCAACAACCAAACTCTGTCTG TTGCCAGAGGTCAGCCCAATGGACTACAGTGTGCCTCCTGCAGTGGCTTAGGAGACAGTGTGTGTAGCAGTACTGTCAACTGTGAAGGAGACGAGGATCGATGTTTCAATGGCACCG TCACCCTTCAGTTGCCTGGGCCCGTCACCGCTCTGACCCGGGGCTGCACCTCTACTTTCCTGTGTAACTCCTCCGcactgctgccctcgctccaGGCCCTGCCCTTGTTCCCCGCTGTCCTGAACACACTGTCACTGGCTGGACTCACCTGCTGCGAGGGAAACCTCTGCAACAGGGACTCATCCACAGCAAC CTCCCCCCCATCCACAGCAACCTCCCCCCCATCCACAGCAACCACGTCAATGCCGacaaccacaaccacaaccacaaccacCCAAACACCGACGACTGCTAGTGGCACCTGGCGCATCAGACTGGGAgtgtttcctctgctgctgaggCTCATCACCTTCACACTCATTCAGTAG